Proteins co-encoded in one Anolis carolinensis isolate JA03-04 unplaced genomic scaffold, rAnoCar3.1.pri scaffold_9, whole genome shotgun sequence genomic window:
- the chst4 gene encoding carbohydrate sulfotransferase 4, with amino-acid sequence MTKIQQFQLLLILAVQVLVLVCFFMDFRGRKELYLEDEQPSKVHVLILSSWRSGSSFVGQLFSQHPDVFYLMEPAWHVWATMHQNSVKVLHMAVRDLIRSIFKCDMSVFDAYMPEKRNKSALFKWETSRALCSQPACSAFPRGDIVPKQACQALCGRYPFSTVEEACQIYSHVALKEVRIMDLRSLLPLLTDPSLNLRIIHLVRDPRAVFHSRTRDGTAPALSLGSRIVSRGKGLPKEPESLTVMREICRSQVEISETQRAFPSTLQGRYHLVRYEDIARDPLAKAAELYTFVGLDFPPTLQQWVHNITHGPGLGRAAFDTTARDAEDVAQAWRNSLPYTQVAMLQDICQDAMRLLGYQRVASVEEQQDLGLSLLDTPKPQGKEAAKTAPSS; translated from the coding sequence ATGACAAAGATCCAGCAATTCCAGTTACTCCTGATCCTGGCGGTGCAGGTGCTGGTCCTCGTCTGCTTCTTCATGGACTTCAGAGGGAGGAAGGAGCTCTATCTGGAAGATGAGCAGCCCTCAAAGGTCCACGTTCTGATCCTATCTTCCTGGCGGTCGGGCTCCTCCTTCGTGGGGCAGCTCTTCAGCCAACACCCGGATGTCTTCTACCTGATGGAGCCAGCCTGGCATGTTTGGGCCACCATGCACCAGAACAGCGTCAAGGTCCTGCACATGGCGGTGAGGGATCTCATCCGCTCCATCTTCAAGTGCGACATGTCCGTCTTCGATGCCTACATGCCCGAGAAGAGGAACAAGTCTGCGCTCTTCAAGTGGGAAACCAGCCGGGCCCTTTGCTCCCAGCCGGCCTGCAGCGCCTTCCCACGTGGAGACATTGTCCCCAAGCAGGCTTGCCAGGCCCTCTGCGGCCGGTACCCCTTCTCCACGGTTGAGGAGGCCTGCCAGATTTACAGCCACGTTGCCTTGAAGGAGGTGCGCATCATGGACCTGCGTTCCCTCCTCCCACTCCTCACCGACCCTTCCCTCAACCTTAGGATCATCCACTTGGTCCGGGACCCCAGGGCTGTCTTCCACTCCCGAACCCGCGATGGCACAGCCCCCGCTCTCTCCCTGGGCAGCCGGATCGTGTCCAGGGGAAAGGGCCTCCCCAAGGAGCCCGAGTCCCTCACTGTCATGCGGGAGATCTGCCGGAGCCAAGTCGAGATCTCCGAGACCCAGCGTGCCTTCCCCTCCACCCTCCAGGGCCGCTATCACTTGGTCCGCTATGAGGACATTGCCCGGGACCCGCTGGCCAAAGCTGCTGAGCTCTACACATTTGTGGGGCTGGACTTCCCCCCCACCCTCCAGCAGTGGGTCCACAATATCACCCACGGCCCGGGTTTGGGCAGGGCGGCCTTTGACACCACCGCCCGGGATGCAGAGGATGTGGCCCAGGCTTGGAGGAATAGTCTGCCTTACACTCAGGTGGCCATGCTGCAGGACATCTGTCAGGATGCCATGCGCCTGCTGGGTTACCAGAGAGTGGCCTCTGTGGAGGAGCAGCAGGACCTGGGGCTGAGCCTCCTGGACACCCCCAAGCCGCAGGGCAAGGAAGCTGCAAAGACAGCCCCCAGCAGCTGA